Within the Arthrobacter caoxuetaonis genome, the region GAAAGCTCGACCGCTATCGCGATGAACCTCAATTTCATGGGCCCGTTCCTCTTCCTCTTCGGACTGCTCGGGGCCTTCACCCTGCTCACCGTGCAAGCGGCGGCGTTCCGGCGTGGGGTGCGGTCCTAGATAGGAAGAGCCTTGGGGAAGAGCCGGCGCCCGCACCCGTCGGTCAGAGGATCCCGGATGCCGCTGTAATGTCCATCCGCTGCACCTGCGGCACTTCGACGGGGTTCAGCTGCGCTCGGCAGCACAGGTCGCCCCGCTCCCCGGGCACAATCCAGCGAAGTTCGGCCGGCGCCTCCCCGCCGGCGGTGCGTGTTTTTTCGGGATGCAGCGGCCCGGCCGCGGCGCGCAGCCGCAGCCAGTCCGCGCGACGCTCCTCCCAGGGCTGATCCTGATCCATGTTTGGGGCAAAACAGGCGCGGAGCGCCTGCTCGGACTCGTCCGTGGGGCTGGACAGCCAGGCGGTCAAGGCTTCCCGGGCAGCATGCAGTTCCGGCCAGGTTCCGGCGTCGGGCTGTTCTCCACTGTCCGCTGCAGGCGGTGGATCTGCGGGTGCCTGCGGAGCAATCCCGAGAGCGGTGTCCAGGGCACGGGTCACTGCTTCCCCAATGCGGGAGTAGGTGGCGTTCTCGAGGCCCAGGGCTATGGTGCCGGTCTCCGGATGCCAGCGCATGTGCGCACTGAATCCGGGATAGCCGCCGGAATGGGAGACGATCCGCCCCGCGGCCGGATGCTCCAGGATGTTGAGGCCGAAGCCGTAGCCGCGGCGGGTGCCGGGCAGGTCCTGCGGGCGCAGCGGTACCGGACGGTGGATCCGCTGCATCTCTGCCCGGTCAGCAAGATCCAGCGGGCCTGCTGCCAGCGGCCCGGCGGCCAGCGCGCCGGCGGCCAGCGCGCCTGCGGCCAGCGGGCCGGCAGCTGACGGATCGGCAGCATAGGCGGGGCCCGCGGCCAGCCAAGCTGCCCACCGGTGCAGGTCCCGCAGCGTGGAAAAGAGGCCGCCAATGGGCGAGAACATCCCGGGGCCGGAGAAGGGCAGCTGCTGCCAGCCACCGGGCGCACGCCGGTAGCCGCGCACAGCGGGGACGGACAGTTCGGAGGCGGAGAAGGCGGTGTCGGCCAGGCCCAGCGGACGCAGCAGGCTGCTGGTCACCAGGGTTCGGTAGTCCGTTCCCGAGGCCCTCTCAAGGATCCGTCCCAGCAGGGCGTAGCCGAGGTT harbors:
- a CDS encoding serine hydrolase domain-containing protein; translated protein: MSDDVAGAPSAAESGGRPPGEGRWPETELEALFQARFEEGIAPVLVAEVTRPGRSPVRVLCGAADDAGPPPGERTAFRIASCTKSFTAAAALVLRRSGRLDLATDIREWLPELRFTGAFAAAGPVTVRHLLTMSSGLPEDDPWADRQESMPAEQFDALLAGGIRLASAPGDRFRYSNLGYALLGRILERASGTDYRTLVTSSLLRPLGLADTAFSASELSVPAVRGYRRAPGGWQQLPFSGPGMFSPIGGLFSTLRDLHRWAAWLAAGPAYAADPSAAGPLAAGALAAGALAAGPLAAGPLDLADRAEMQRIHRPVPLRPQDLPGTRRGYGFGLNILEHPAAGRIVSHSGGYPGFSAHMRWHPETGTIALGLENATYSRIGEAVTRALDTALGIAPQAPADPPPAADSGEQPDAGTWPELHAAREALTAWLSSPTDESEQALRACFAPNMDQDQPWEERRADWLRLRAAAGPLHPEKTRTAGGEAPAELRWIVPGERGDLCCRAQLNPVEVPQVQRMDITAASGIL